One Geotrypetes seraphini chromosome 15, aGeoSer1.1, whole genome shotgun sequence genomic window carries:
- the LOC117349152 gene encoding septin-4-like isoform X2: protein MIKPFLNDDPEDVDLTQITNEHQIKTYKMSEQNSETESKPNVEAEPVLKTGEERPEEETAPNGERQQNKEKVTRKEDSQACVKPEILSNAVRHIDKHSEPCKWTSLLSTEGMQCIPAPLPSPSWPKSSWTKLDPYKSLEDRREYVGFATLPGQMHRKSVKKGFEFTIMVAGESGLGKSTLINSLFLTDLYKDRKLLNSEERISQTIDITKRAVEIEEKGVKLRLTVVDTPGFGDALNNTDCWKPIADYVDQQFEQYFRDESGLNRKNILDNRVHCCLYFISPFGHGLRPLDVKFMKALHERVNIVPILAKADTLTPIEVERKKCKIQEEIEHNEIQIYQCADYDSDEDDEFTNQDLDLKRCIPFAVIGSNTVVEKDGKRVRGRLYPWGIVEVENPSHSDFVKLRMMLVKTHMQDLKDLTRETHYENYRAQCIQSMTRMVVNERNRNKLTRDSGTDFPIQTTEEIETEKLIREKDEELRRMQEMLHKIQRQMESQ from the exons ATAAAACCCTTCCTGAATGATGACCCAGAAGATGTGGATTTGACCCAGATCACAAATGAACATCAAATCAAAACCTACAAGATGTCTGAGCAGAACTCTGAAACAGAATCCAAACCAAATGTAGAAGCAGAGCCAGTGCTGAAGACTGGAGAGGAACGCCCAGAGGAAGAGACAGCTCCAAATGGAGAGAGGCAGCAGAACAAAGAGAAGGTGACAAGGAAAGAGGACTCCCAGGCATGTGTAAAACCAGAGATATTATCTAATGCAGTGCGACACATTGATAAACACTCTGAGCCTTGTAAATGGACCTCTCTGCTATCAACAGAGGGAATGCAGTGTATCCCAGCACCTCTGCCGAGTCCTTCATGGCCGAAAAGCTCTTGGACAAAACTTGATCCATACAAATCTCTGGAG gATAGAAGGGAATATGTGGGTTTTGCCACACTGCCTGGCCAGATGCACAGGAAGTCAGTAAAGAAGGGCTTTGAGTTCACCATCATGGTGGCAG GTGAATCAGGTCTGGGAAAATCTACCCTGATTAATAGTCTCTTCCTGACAGATTTATACAAAGATCGCAAACTCCTTAATTCTGAAG AGCGTATCAGCCAAACTATAGACATCACGAAGCGCGCAGTGGAGATTGAGGAGAAGGGGGTGAAACTGAGACTCACAGTTGTAGACACTCCAGGCTTTGGAGATGCCCTTAACAATACAGATTG TTGGAAACCCATTGCAGACTATGTGGATCAGCAGTTTGAACAGTACTTCCGAGACGAGAGTGGACTGAACCGTAAGAACATTCTGGATAACCGGGTGCACTGCTGCCTCTACTTCATCTCCCCCTTTGGACATGG ATTGCGCCCTTTGGATGTGAAGTTCATGAAGGCTTTGCACGAGAGAGTGAACATTGTGCCCATCCTGGCAAAGGCTGACACACTGACACCAATAGAGGTGGAAAGGAAGAAATGCAAG ATCCAAGAGGAAATTGAGCATAATGAGATCCAGATATATCAGTGCGCTGACTATGACTCTGATGAAGATGATGAATTTACAAATCAAGACCTGGACTTGAAG AGGTGCATCCCCTTTGCTGTGATTGGCAGCAACACTGTGGTGGAAAAGGATGGCAAGCGTGTACGAGGCCGGCTCTACCCCTGGGGCATCGTGGAAG TAGAGAATCCATCACACAGTGACTTTGTAAAGCTGCGAATGATGCTGGTAAAGACACACATGCAGGACCTGAAGGACTTGACACGAGAAACGCATTATGAGAACTACCGGGCACAGTGCATTCAAAGCATGACACGCATGGTGGTCAACGAGAGGAATCGCAA tAAGCTGACGAGAGACAGTGGAACAGATTTCCCAATCCAGACAACTGaagaaatagaaacagagaaactcaTCCGGGAGAAAGATGAAGAG TTGCGGCGGATGCAAGAGATGCTGCACAAGATCCAGAGACAGATGGAATCGCAGTAG
- the LOC117349152 gene encoding septin-4-like isoform X4, translating to MDRREYVGFATLPGQMHRKSVKKGFEFTIMVAGESGLGKSTLINSLFLTDLYKDRKLLNSEERISQTIDITKRAVEIEEKGVKLRLTVVDTPGFGDALNNTDCWKPIADYVDQQFEQYFRDESGLNRKNILDNRVHCCLYFISPFGHGLRPLDVKFMKALHERVNIVPILAKADTLTPIEVERKKCKIQEEIEHNEIQIYQCADYDSDEDDEFTNQDLDLKRCIPFAVIGSNTVVEKDGKRVRGRLYPWGIVEVENPSHSDFVKLRMMLVKTHMQDLKDLTRETHYENYRAQCIQSMTRMVVNERNRNKLTRDSGTDFPIQTTEEIETEKLIREKDEELRRMQEMLHKIQRQMESQ from the exons gATAGAAGGGAATATGTGGGTTTTGCCACACTGCCTGGCCAGATGCACAGGAAGTCAGTAAAGAAGGGCTTTGAGTTCACCATCATGGTGGCAG GTGAATCAGGTCTGGGAAAATCTACCCTGATTAATAGTCTCTTCCTGACAGATTTATACAAAGATCGCAAACTCCTTAATTCTGAAG AGCGTATCAGCCAAACTATAGACATCACGAAGCGCGCAGTGGAGATTGAGGAGAAGGGGGTGAAACTGAGACTCACAGTTGTAGACACTCCAGGCTTTGGAGATGCCCTTAACAATACAGATTG TTGGAAACCCATTGCAGACTATGTGGATCAGCAGTTTGAACAGTACTTCCGAGACGAGAGTGGACTGAACCGTAAGAACATTCTGGATAACCGGGTGCACTGCTGCCTCTACTTCATCTCCCCCTTTGGACATGG ATTGCGCCCTTTGGATGTGAAGTTCATGAAGGCTTTGCACGAGAGAGTGAACATTGTGCCCATCCTGGCAAAGGCTGACACACTGACACCAATAGAGGTGGAAAGGAAGAAATGCAAG ATCCAAGAGGAAATTGAGCATAATGAGATCCAGATATATCAGTGCGCTGACTATGACTCTGATGAAGATGATGAATTTACAAATCAAGACCTGGACTTGAAG AGGTGCATCCCCTTTGCTGTGATTGGCAGCAACACTGTGGTGGAAAAGGATGGCAAGCGTGTACGAGGCCGGCTCTACCCCTGGGGCATCGTGGAAG TAGAGAATCCATCACACAGTGACTTTGTAAAGCTGCGAATGATGCTGGTAAAGACACACATGCAGGACCTGAAGGACTTGACACGAGAAACGCATTATGAGAACTACCGGGCACAGTGCATTCAAAGCATGACACGCATGGTGGTCAACGAGAGGAATCGCAA tAAGCTGACGAGAGACAGTGGAACAGATTTCCCAATCCAGACAACTGaagaaatagaaacagagaaactcaTCCGGGAGAAAGATGAAGAG TTGCGGCGGATGCAAGAGATGCTGCACAAGATCCAGAGACAGATGGAATCGCAGTAG
- the LOC117349152 gene encoding septin-4-like isoform X3, which produces MASSPQSSTEQKDRREYVGFATLPGQMHRKSVKKGFEFTIMVAGESGLGKSTLINSLFLTDLYKDRKLLNSEERISQTIDITKRAVEIEEKGVKLRLTVVDTPGFGDALNNTDCWKPIADYVDQQFEQYFRDESGLNRKNILDNRVHCCLYFISPFGHGLRPLDVKFMKALHERVNIVPILAKADTLTPIEVERKKCKIQEEIEHNEIQIYQCADYDSDEDDEFTNQDLDLKRCIPFAVIGSNTVVEKDGKRVRGRLYPWGIVEVENPSHSDFVKLRMMLVKTHMQDLKDLTRETHYENYRAQCIQSMTRMVVNERNRNKLTRDSGTDFPIQTTEEIETEKLIREKDEELRRMQEMLHKIQRQMESQ; this is translated from the exons ATGGCTTCCAGCCCACAGTCCAGCACTGAACAAAAG gATAGAAGGGAATATGTGGGTTTTGCCACACTGCCTGGCCAGATGCACAGGAAGTCAGTAAAGAAGGGCTTTGAGTTCACCATCATGGTGGCAG GTGAATCAGGTCTGGGAAAATCTACCCTGATTAATAGTCTCTTCCTGACAGATTTATACAAAGATCGCAAACTCCTTAATTCTGAAG AGCGTATCAGCCAAACTATAGACATCACGAAGCGCGCAGTGGAGATTGAGGAGAAGGGGGTGAAACTGAGACTCACAGTTGTAGACACTCCAGGCTTTGGAGATGCCCTTAACAATACAGATTG TTGGAAACCCATTGCAGACTATGTGGATCAGCAGTTTGAACAGTACTTCCGAGACGAGAGTGGACTGAACCGTAAGAACATTCTGGATAACCGGGTGCACTGCTGCCTCTACTTCATCTCCCCCTTTGGACATGG ATTGCGCCCTTTGGATGTGAAGTTCATGAAGGCTTTGCACGAGAGAGTGAACATTGTGCCCATCCTGGCAAAGGCTGACACACTGACACCAATAGAGGTGGAAAGGAAGAAATGCAAG ATCCAAGAGGAAATTGAGCATAATGAGATCCAGATATATCAGTGCGCTGACTATGACTCTGATGAAGATGATGAATTTACAAATCAAGACCTGGACTTGAAG AGGTGCATCCCCTTTGCTGTGATTGGCAGCAACACTGTGGTGGAAAAGGATGGCAAGCGTGTACGAGGCCGGCTCTACCCCTGGGGCATCGTGGAAG TAGAGAATCCATCACACAGTGACTTTGTAAAGCTGCGAATGATGCTGGTAAAGACACACATGCAGGACCTGAAGGACTTGACACGAGAAACGCATTATGAGAACTACCGGGCACAGTGCATTCAAAGCATGACACGCATGGTGGTCAACGAGAGGAATCGCAA tAAGCTGACGAGAGACAGTGGAACAGATTTCCCAATCCAGACAACTGaagaaatagaaacagagaaactcaTCCGGGAGAAAGATGAAGAG TTGCGGCGGATGCAAGAGATGCTGCACAAGATCCAGAGACAGATGGAATCGCAGTAG
- the LOC117349152 gene encoding septin-5-like isoform X1, with product MASSPQSSTEQKIKPFLNDDPEDVDLTQITNEHQIKTYKMSEQNSETESKPNVEAEPVLKTGEERPEEETAPNGERQQNKEKVTRKEDSQACVKPEILSNAVRHIDKHSEPCKWTSLLSTEGMQCIPAPLPSPSWPKSSWTKLDPYKSLEDRREYVGFATLPGQMHRKSVKKGFEFTIMVAGESGLGKSTLINSLFLTDLYKDRKLLNSEERISQTIDITKRAVEIEEKGVKLRLTVVDTPGFGDALNNTDCWKPIADYVDQQFEQYFRDESGLNRKNILDNRVHCCLYFISPFGHGLRPLDVKFMKALHERVNIVPILAKADTLTPIEVERKKCKIQEEIEHNEIQIYQCADYDSDEDDEFTNQDLDLKRCIPFAVIGSNTVVEKDGKRVRGRLYPWGIVEVENPSHSDFVKLRMMLVKTHMQDLKDLTRETHYENYRAQCIQSMTRMVVNERNRNKLTRDSGTDFPIQTTEEIETEKLIREKDEELRRMQEMLHKIQRQMESQ from the exons ATGGCTTCCAGCCCACAGTCCAGCACTGAACAAAAG ATAAAACCCTTCCTGAATGATGACCCAGAAGATGTGGATTTGACCCAGATCACAAATGAACATCAAATCAAAACCTACAAGATGTCTGAGCAGAACTCTGAAACAGAATCCAAACCAAATGTAGAAGCAGAGCCAGTGCTGAAGACTGGAGAGGAACGCCCAGAGGAAGAGACAGCTCCAAATGGAGAGAGGCAGCAGAACAAAGAGAAGGTGACAAGGAAAGAGGACTCCCAGGCATGTGTAAAACCAGAGATATTATCTAATGCAGTGCGACACATTGATAAACACTCTGAGCCTTGTAAATGGACCTCTCTGCTATCAACAGAGGGAATGCAGTGTATCCCAGCACCTCTGCCGAGTCCTTCATGGCCGAAAAGCTCTTGGACAAAACTTGATCCATACAAATCTCTGGAG gATAGAAGGGAATATGTGGGTTTTGCCACACTGCCTGGCCAGATGCACAGGAAGTCAGTAAAGAAGGGCTTTGAGTTCACCATCATGGTGGCAG GTGAATCAGGTCTGGGAAAATCTACCCTGATTAATAGTCTCTTCCTGACAGATTTATACAAAGATCGCAAACTCCTTAATTCTGAAG AGCGTATCAGCCAAACTATAGACATCACGAAGCGCGCAGTGGAGATTGAGGAGAAGGGGGTGAAACTGAGACTCACAGTTGTAGACACTCCAGGCTTTGGAGATGCCCTTAACAATACAGATTG TTGGAAACCCATTGCAGACTATGTGGATCAGCAGTTTGAACAGTACTTCCGAGACGAGAGTGGACTGAACCGTAAGAACATTCTGGATAACCGGGTGCACTGCTGCCTCTACTTCATCTCCCCCTTTGGACATGG ATTGCGCCCTTTGGATGTGAAGTTCATGAAGGCTTTGCACGAGAGAGTGAACATTGTGCCCATCCTGGCAAAGGCTGACACACTGACACCAATAGAGGTGGAAAGGAAGAAATGCAAG ATCCAAGAGGAAATTGAGCATAATGAGATCCAGATATATCAGTGCGCTGACTATGACTCTGATGAAGATGATGAATTTACAAATCAAGACCTGGACTTGAAG AGGTGCATCCCCTTTGCTGTGATTGGCAGCAACACTGTGGTGGAAAAGGATGGCAAGCGTGTACGAGGCCGGCTCTACCCCTGGGGCATCGTGGAAG TAGAGAATCCATCACACAGTGACTTTGTAAAGCTGCGAATGATGCTGGTAAAGACACACATGCAGGACCTGAAGGACTTGACACGAGAAACGCATTATGAGAACTACCGGGCACAGTGCATTCAAAGCATGACACGCATGGTGGTCAACGAGAGGAATCGCAA tAAGCTGACGAGAGACAGTGGAACAGATTTCCCAATCCAGACAACTGaagaaatagaaacagagaaactcaTCCGGGAGAAAGATGAAGAG TTGCGGCGGATGCAAGAGATGCTGCACAAGATCCAGAGACAGATGGAATCGCAGTAG